The Plectropomus leopardus isolate mb chromosome 7, YSFRI_Pleo_2.0, whole genome shotgun sequence genome window below encodes:
- the trmt11 gene encoding tRNA (guanine(10)-N2)-methyltransferase homolog, which translates to MAASTSRSCLQYLLHLAQDNLDFRLPEIKALLALRGKPFHPSGNFREKSPFWCLNGLSEEDVHGIMTRSVCAKSAFELWGHGQTHSELRASLLKYPSENMLPFMHKDSTYRINVYTFNKTLEFADRIKRIDAMEYLPFEGTVSLKSPQHIFCLLEDYGTDPNDIPEHPYYMYFGRWIADGQRELIRSHSVKNRHFIGNTSMDAGLSFIMANHARVKEDDLVFDPFVGTGSLLVACSHFRAYVCGTDIDYNTIHGRGRSSRKNQKWRGPDENIKANLRQYGTEKMYVDVMVSDASKPVWREAALFDAIITDPPYGIRESTRRTGSHKDIAKLPDGIYAESHVPVSQAYHLSDIFTDLLNFSAHHLVLGGRLVYWLPVYRPEYCEEMIPLHPCLRLISNCEQTLSSHTSRRLITMEKIKNPEELDSLAHLTDPRFSPYQGHNAFREKYFSGLNKRCGKEDNKTDVSGE; encoded by the exons GAGATTAAGGCCTTATTGGCTCTCAGAGGAAAACCTTTCCACCCTAGTGGAAACTTCAGAGAAAAG TCTCCTTTCTGGTGTCTGAATGGTTTGTCCGAGGAGGATGTGCACGGCATTATGACCAGATCTGTTTGCGCAAA GTCTGCCTTTGAGCTGTGGGGCCacggacagacacacagtgagCTCAGAGCATCCCTCCTGAAATACCCATCAGAGAACATG TTGCCATTCATGCACAAAGACTCAACTTACAGAATCAATGTCTACACTTTCAACAAGACTCTGGAGTTTGCAGACAGGATCAAAAGGATCGAT GCTATGGAGTATCTTCCATTTGAGGGAACAGTAAGCCTGAAGAGCCCTCAGCACATCTTCTGTTTGTTGGAGGATTACGGCACAGACCCCAACGACATCCCTGAGCATCCATACTACATGTATTTCGGCCGATGG ATAGCGGATGGACAGCGTGAACTGATTCGCTCCCACAGTGTGAAGAACAGACACTTCATAGGGAACACCAGTATGGATGCTGGGCTCTCATTTATTATGGCCAACCACGCTAGGGTCAAAGAGGATGACCTCGTCTTTGACCCGTTTGTTGGCACAG GGAGTCTTTTGGTAGCATGTTCTCATTTTAGAGCCTACGTCTGTGGGACAGATATTGACTACAACACTATTCATGGCAGAG GTCGTTCGAGCCGTAAAAACCAGAAGTGGCGAGGACCTGATGAGAATATCAAAGCCAACCTGCGGCAGTATGGAACAGAGAAGATGTATGTAGATGTAATGGTGTCTGACGCATCCAAGCCTGTGTGGAGGGAGGCTGCTCTGTTTGATGCCATCATCACTGATC CTCCATACGGTATCCGTGAGTCCACAAGGAGAACAGGCTCCCACAAAGACATTGCTAAACTCCCTGATGGCAT tTATGCAGAGTCTCACGTCCCTGTCTCTCAGGCGTACCACCTGAGTGACATCTTCACAGATCTGTTAAACTTCTCTGCCCACCACCTGGTTTTGGGTGGGAGGCTGGTCTATTGGCTGCCTGTCTACAGACCAGA GTACTGTGAGGAGATGATACCTCTTCACCCGTGTCTGCGGCTCATCAGTAACTGTGAGCAGACACTCTCCAGCCACACATCACGACGCCTGATCACCATGGAGAAGATCAAGAATCCTGAG GAATTAGACAGCCTGGCTCATCTAACAGACCCACGCTTCAGCCCCTACCAGGGACACAACGCCTTCAGAGAGAAGTATTTCAGTGGACTAAACAAGAGGTGCGGCAAAGAggacaacaaaactgatgtcagtggAGAGTGA